One Thomasclavelia spiroformis DSM 1552 DNA window includes the following coding sequences:
- a CDS encoding MATE family efflux transporter produces MDQILMKEKSIWRLVFIMSVPNVLSMLVNSLYNIVDSFFVAQISENAMTALSFVFPIQNLVTSIGVGFGVGINAVIALSLGAKKLKMADCATSLGIFLSFLHGLILTAICILIMPWFLSLFTDNQEIISMGIEYSNMAFLFAVSVNVGIALEKVFQALGKMKTTMVVLIAGCITNIILDPILIFGLGPIPAMGIAGAALATGIGQSLVAFLYAYIYIRNPLSVKIKTKLIKPERKLIKKLYYIGIPATLNMAFPSLLISALNGILATYSQIYVTILGIYYKLQTFVYLPANGIIQGIRPLISFNYGAKEYHRMKKIYRTALGFSLAIMFLGTILCFLVPEQLMSLFTKNQETINYGIEALQIISIGFMVSTVSITTCGALEALGEGLASLIISALRYIVIIIPIAFCLSKWLGAKGVWHAFWISEVVVCGISYLLYRKFFAVKNREIGQVI; encoded by the coding sequence ATGGATCAAATTTTAATGAAAGAAAAATCAATCTGGCGTCTTGTTTTTATTATGTCAGTTCCTAATGTTTTATCAATGCTTGTAAATTCATTGTATAATATTGTTGATAGTTTTTTTGTAGCCCAAATAAGTGAAAATGCAATGACGGCGTTATCGTTTGTTTTTCCAATCCAAAATCTTGTTACGTCGATTGGCGTTGGTTTTGGAGTCGGAATTAATGCAGTTATTGCTTTAAGTTTAGGAGCAAAAAAACTAAAAATGGCTGATTGTGCAACTTCATTAGGGATATTTTTAAGCTTTTTACATGGCTTGATTCTTACAGCTATATGTATTTTAATCATGCCGTGGTTTTTAAGTTTATTTACAGATAATCAAGAAATTATTTCAATGGGAATTGAATATTCTAATATGGCATTTTTATTTGCTGTTTCTGTTAATGTTGGAATTGCTTTAGAAAAAGTTTTTCAAGCCTTAGGAAAGATGAAGACAACAATGGTTGTGTTGATTGCTGGTTGTATTACTAATATTATTTTAGATCCAATTCTTATTTTTGGATTAGGTCCTATTCCTGCTATGGGGATAGCTGGAGCGGCTTTAGCAACCGGAATTGGTCAAAGTTTAGTTGCATTTTTATATGCTTATATTTATATTAGAAATCCTTTATCAGTTAAAATAAAAACAAAACTAATTAAACCTGAAAGAAAATTAATTAAAAAATTATACTATATTGGGATTCCAGCAACTTTAAATATGGCTTTTCCTTCATTATTAATATCAGCTTTAAATGGGATTTTAGCTACATATTCACAAATTTATGTAACGATTTTAGGAATTTATTATAAATTACAGACATTTGTATATCTTCCTGCAAATGGAATTATCCAAGGAATTCGTCCATTAATTAGTTTTAATTATGGAGCAAAAGAATATCACCGGATGAAAAAGATTTATCGTACGGCTTTAGGTTTTTCTCTTGCAATTATGTTTTTAGGAACAATTCTTTGTTTCCTTGTTCCAGAACAGTTGATGAGTCTTTTTACAAAAAATCAAGAAACAATTAATTATGGAATTGAAGCTTTACAAATTATCAGTATTGGTTTTATGGTTTCCACAGTTTCAATTACAACTTGTGGAGCATTAGAAGCTTTAGGGGAAGGTTTAGCATCGCTTATTATTTCAGCTCTTAGATATATAGTTATTATCATTCCAATTGCATTTTGTTTAAGTAAGTGGTTAGGAGCTAAAGGCGTATGGCATGCTTTTTGGATTAGTGAAGTAGTTGTATGCGGTATTTCTTATTTGCTGTATCGAAAGTTTTTTGCTGTTAAAAATAGAGAAATTGGTCAAGTGATATAA
- a CDS encoding GntR family transcriptional regulator, with product MKIIINNSSMTPIYEQIVDQIKAMIINGELVANTVLPSVRSLSKELKISALTVKKAYDQLEQTGFTITVHGKGTYVNASNKNLIIEEQRKEVEQEIEMAIQKGKRCGLSDEEIRALFELMMEE from the coding sequence ATGAAAATAATTATAAATAATTCATCAATGACACCGATTTATGAACAAATAGTTGATCAAATCAAAGCAATGATCATAAACGGTGAATTGGTTGCAAATACAGTTCTGCCTTCAGTACGTTCTTTATCTAAAGAACTAAAAATAAGTGCGCTGACAGTAAAAAAAGCGTATGATCAACTTGAACAAACAGGTTTTACTATAACTGTTCATGGTAAAGGAACTTATGTTAATGCCTCAAATAAAAATTTAATTATTGAAGAACAAAGAAAAGAAGTTGAACAAGAAATAGAAATGGCAATTCAAAAAGGTAAACGTTGTGGTTTAAGTGATGAAGAAATTAGAGCGTTATTTGAATTGATGATGGAGGAATAG
- a CDS encoding ABC transporter ATP-binding protein, with amino-acid sequence MLKIDNLKKRYDSFELDCSLQVKPGYITGLIGQNGAGKSTTFKAILGLINFDSGKITIFNKDIKEITILDKQKLGVVLSDSGFSGYLRIIDIIPVLSNLYNKFDKEFFIEQCHRLALPMNKQIKGFSTGMKAKLKILVAISHDTELLILDEPTSGLDVMARNEVLETLREYMEKDDKRAILISSHISSDLENLCDDLYMIDNGKIIFHEDSDVLLSDYALLKVDDKQFNQLDKQYILRYKKENFGYSCLTNQRQFYMENYPNIVIEKGNIDELIPIMIRGVEK; translated from the coding sequence ATGTTAAAAATTGATAATCTAAAAAAACGATATGATTCATTTGAACTTGATTGTTCTTTACAAGTAAAACCAGGTTATATTACTGGCTTAATTGGTCAAAATGGTGCTGGAAAAAGTACAACTTTTAAAGCAATTCTCGGTTTAATTAATTTTGATAGTGGCAAAATTACAATTTTTAATAAAGATATTAAAGAGATTACAATTTTAGATAAACAAAAATTAGGAGTTGTATTATCTGATTCAGGGTTTAGTGGTTATTTAAGAATTATTGATATAATTCCTGTTTTATCAAATTTATATAATAAATTTGATAAAGAATTTTTTATAGAGCAGTGTCATCGCTTAGCTTTACCGATGAATAAACAAATTAAAGGATTTTCTACAGGAATGAAAGCTAAATTAAAAATTTTAGTAGCAATTAGTCATGATACAGAGCTTTTGATTCTTGATGAACCAACATCAGGATTAGATGTTATGGCTAGAAATGAAGTGTTAGAAACGCTAAGAGAGTATATGGAAAAAGATGATAAGCGCGCAATTTTGATTAGTTCACATATTTCAAGTGATTTAGAAAATCTTTGTGATGATTTATATATGATTGATAATGGGAAAATAATTTTTCATGAAGATAGTGATGTTTTATTAAGCGATTATGCTTTATTGAAAGTTGATGACAAGCAATTTAATCAATTAGATAAACAATATATTTTAAGATATAAAAAAGAAAATTTTGGTTATTCATGTTTAACGAATCAAAGACAGTTTTATATGGAAAATTATCCAAATATTGTAATTGAAAAAGGCAATATTGATGAATTGATTCCTATAATGATTAGAGGTGTAGAAAAATGA
- a CDS encoding ABC-2 transporter permease, translating into MKGLIIKDFKLLMMQKSFFITLTIVAIFFGITTDSIFVIGFLTMICSMFALSTISYDEFDNGNAFLFSLPITRKGYVIEKYIFAIMLGVISLILSTIIACILTLFLNSTVTNDLFLIALIYIPIVLILQSLMLPLQIKFGSEKSRVAMFIVFAIIFIIGYGFNELIRILNIDFTPVINTLLTMNISMILVIVMLLSLIIMFISCKISMKIIKNKEF; encoded by the coding sequence ATGAAGGGTTTAATAATAAAAGATTTTAAATTATTAATGATGCAAAAGAGTTTTTTTATAACTTTAACAATTGTTGCAATATTTTTTGGGATAACAACAGATAGTATATTTGTAATCGGTTTTTTAACAATGATTTGTTCGATGTTTGCTTTAAGTACTATTAGTTATGATGAATTTGATAATGGCAATGCATTTTTATTTTCACTACCGATTACAAGAAAAGGTTATGTTATTGAAAAGTATATTTTTGCAATTATGCTTGGTGTTATATCACTTATTTTATCAACAATAATTGCATGTATATTGACGTTATTTTTAAATAGTACAGTTACAAATGATTTGTTTTTGATAGCATTGATTTATATCCCAATTGTTTTAATATTACAATCATTAATGCTACCTTTGCAAATAAAATTTGGTAGTGAAAAAAGCAGAGTTGCAATGTTTATAGTTTTTGCAATAATATTTATTATTGGTTATGGATTTAATGAACTAATTAGAATATTAAACATTGATTTTACACCAGTTATTAATACATTATTAACGATGAATATCAGTATGATTTTAGTGATTGTTATGCTACTATCTTTAATAATAATGTTTATATCATGTAAGATTAGTATGAAAATAATAAAAAATAAAGAGTTTTAA